In Gossypium hirsutum isolate 1008001.06 chromosome D06, Gossypium_hirsutum_v2.1, whole genome shotgun sequence, one genomic interval encodes:
- the LOC107901904 gene encoding uncharacterized protein isoform X2, translated as MFRSLASCKDVENALAKFTWAKEVHKKMVKLKEEGKPMPTNFAEVQKLMGSTPLDLAKFNMVKSGEMSRNAPCPCGSKKRYKR; from the exons ATGTTTAGATCATTGGCGAGCTGTAAAG ATGTTGAGAATGCACTTGCGAAGTTCACATGGGCTAAAGAAGTTCATAAGAAGATGGTTAAGCTGAAAGAGGAAGGCAAACCGATGCCAACGAACTTTGCTGAG GTGCAAAAGCTAATGGGTTCAACACCATTGGATCTTGCCAAATTTAATATGGTAAAGAGTGGAGAAATGAGTCGTAATGCTCCTTGTCCATGTGGTTCCAAGAAGAGATACAAAAGGTAA
- the LOC107901904 gene encoding E3 ubiquitin-protein ligase MARCHF1 isoform X1, producing the protein MAISSVYLLIDNERSIGGIASHGSPTDTDPNEIDLEAGPADQIQCRICLETDGRDFIAPCKCKGTSKYVHRECLDHWRAVKVQKLMGSTPLDLAKFNMVKSGEMSRNAPCPCGSKKRYKR; encoded by the exons ATGGCTATTTCCTCTGTTTATTTGTTAATCGACAATGAGCGATCAATCGGAGGAATTGCCTCTCATGGCTCTCCCACCGACACTGACCCCAACGAGATCGACCTCGAGGCCGGTCCAGCCGATCAAATTCAGTGTCGAATTTGCCTCGAAACCGACG GTAGAGATTTTATTGCTCCTTGCAAGTGCAAAGGAACATCAAAATATGTACATCGGGAATGTTTAGATCATTGGCGAGCTGTAAAG GTGCAAAAGCTAATGGGTTCAACACCATTGGATCTTGCCAAATTTAATATGGTAAAGAGTGGAGAAATGAGTCGTAATGCTCCTTGTCCATGTGGTTCCAAGAAGAGATACAAAAGGTAA